Within the Deltaproteobacteria bacterium genome, the region CATATATGATCTGAAACTGGAGCTGGGGATCGAGCTTAACAACACCGAACAGGATGCCAGACTGGCTCTTATGGTCAGGATGGTTCAGGATCTTTGGGAGGAGCTGACCAACAGAAAGTGGGCCAGTCAGGATTACACCGAGATTCACGATAACCTGGATGGCCATGCCACGAAGCTCTTTCTTAAAAACTACCCTGTATCTGAAATTGAATCCATCAAGGTGGATCACGAGCGAAAATGGGGCAGCGACATTCAGGCGGTGAGCTTGGATCATTACAGCCTCGACCCTGAAACCGGAATGATCTACCTGGATATTGCTCTTTCTAAAGGCAGACGGAACATTCAGGTCAAATATACGGCAGGCTATGATCCAGACGAGTTGCCAGCTTCCATTACACAGGTCATGATCCGGCAGGCCTGCCACTGGTACAGGCAGGCTAAGAGCGCCTCTTACAACACCACCAGCTTATCTCAACCTGACGGCGGGTCAGTAAGCCACGCCCTGAATCTGCTCAAAGACGGCCTGCTGCCTGAATTTACATCCGCCGCGGCTCACCACGGGAGACTCCCGATATGAAGCTCAAAATAGAAGATGAGAAATTCGATTCACTTAAGCAGGGATTTAAAAGAGACGTCACGGCCCGGCCCGGTCTCATTATTAAAGCCCTGGAGCACGGCGCATCGGCTGTTCTTCAGCAGGCCAAAAAGAACGTTTCCGGTCCGGTGCTGAGTTTAAGAACCGGCCGGCTTCGTCGAAGTATCATGGCGGGCAGGGCGCTCAAGCAGGGCGACACATTTTCGATCTGGGTGGGAAACAGGCTTAAGAGCGGCTCCCAGGGCGTCAATTACGGGGCAGTCTGGGAATTCGGCTCTGGGCCGGCGGTGATCAGACCGATCAGGGCCAGAGCGCTCAGATGGTTCGGCCCGGGGGGACGGCCAATCTTTGCTTCCATGGTGCGCCGGCCGGCTCAAGCGCCCCGGCCGTGGCTCGGCCCTGCGGTAAAAGATAATATTTTAAAGATCGAAGATCTTCTTGACGGGGTTTACAGCCATGAACAGGCTTAAGGCAATCGTCGAGGCGGTAGTGGCGCAGCTCCAGGAGATAGACGGTGGGACTCATTACAACTTCTCACTCTTAAGCGGCCAGATTATCCAGGGGTATATCGGCCATGACCAGGCGCACAGATACCCAAGCGTCTGCGTCATCGGGGCAAGTCTGGACGGCTCTGATTTCGCTGACCAGAGAAGCCGTAATGCGCCGTTCACCGTGGAGCTCCTGGGCTATGTTCAAAAGGAACAGGACGCGCTCAGCGAAGCTCTAAAATTCGCTTCAGATATCGAGACCGCGATATTTACTGACGAGACTCTGGGCGGATTGATCTGGGGCCTTTCCACCCGTCTGGAGGTCAGCGCCTTGAATAACAGCTCCTTTGGAGGGGTCTTCGTAGAAATCAAAGGCATGACCCTTAAAGAAAAACCATGAGGGCGAAGGAACCTTTTTGAGGCAAAAAGGGCTCCCCTGGTCCAATGGATCAAGCATCAAGGAACAAAGAAACGTGATTTTTTAAAAGATTTTAAGAGGGATTTGAAAGCACCTTTTTCAAAACATTTATTATAACAAGAATTGACATTAATTGAGAGGTTAAAAAATGGCGGATTGGATAACAGGGCGAGAAATTGTTTTGGCGGTTAAGAAAGCTGCGACCTGGCGGACTGCCGTCTCGGTGGGGTCTGGCGACGGCCTTCTTATTAGCAGGGAGTCTATTGGGGCCAAGGCGCCCAGTTTTATAAATGACACTTCACTGGGTTTACCAGAAATCAGCCGGACGATCCAGGTGGCTGAATCTGTGACCGGATCAAGCATTGAAGGCCTTTTTCGTTTTGAAGGCTGGGATGTGCCTCTGGCCCTGGCTCTGGGTACGGCTGGTACGCCCAGCAACATAGAAGGGACGGCTTACAGCAACACCTATAGCGTTGCGGATAGCCTGGCCGGTTTGTTTGCTACTCTAGCCATGAAAAAGGCGAACACATCCAAAGGCATCTGGGAGATCCCCTCGGCCAAGATTACGGGCTTGACCATCCAGGGGCGTATTGGTGAGCTGGTGAGAATAACCATTAACCTGATGGGCAACAAGATCGAGATCGCAAATCCTCAGAACGATGATCTTTCATCCGTAACATACCCCTCAGGCATGACCAAGGATACGGTCGTGCGCATGGACAGTCAGTTCAAGGCGCGGATGAACGCGCAGGACGGGTCCGCTTTATCTGACTCGGACAAAATTTATCCCAGTGAGTTCGAGCTGATTTATGACAGGCCGTTCGAGGAGCAGTTCGAAGCTGGCTACAGTGACATGAGCGAGCCGGTTCAGAGTGACTTTGCCCATGCAGCCATCAGACTCACCTTTGACAAGTACAACATTGACTCATTTACTTCAGCCATAGCCGGTGAGGCGGACCAGAAGATGGATTTAACCTTTGTCGGACCTACGATCACGGAGTCAACAAAATACACCTTTCGTGTGGATTTGCCCAAGGTGACCTGGCAGTCGGCGGCAGCCGATGTCAGCGGCCCGGGTCCGATCAAACACGCAGTCGAAGGCAGGCTGCTGAAGACCGGGTCCGCGCCGGCGGGTATGTCCGGTGTTCTGGGCCCTGTTTCCTTCTATGTCATCAACGAGCGAGATCAAAGCCCGCTGGCTTGATAACGCCGTCATGGAGATTTGAGGAAGATGGAGATGATTCTGGAATTGATATCAGGCTGCTTTCAAAAGGGGTCATCAGGCCCGGCATGGTTTATTTGAGAGCGGCCTTGCCTTTCTCAGGAACTGATCGTCTTCTTAATTTAGTAACTTGAAAAAGGGGGTCGAAATGAAAGGGATATCACTGGCGTTAAAACCATGCCCGGTCTGGTTCGGTGCGGATGACGAAATCTTCGATACGACCGAGCTGTCTGTGGCCTTTAACCGGGAAGAGCGCGCGGCTCTGAGGTTCCTGATCCGGCCGACTTCAAGGCAGATGGTTCAGGAAATGATGGACAAGCATACCTCGAGAAAGAGAGTCAGCCGCGTGATCAATGGCCGTCAGGATTATATTGAGGAAGACGAACTCAATCAGGCCGCTTTTGTAGATGACATGACCGATTTGATCATGCTCGACTGGGAAGGCTTGCTTGATGAGGACAATAATCCTGTGCCTTGCACCCGGGAGAATAAACTGGCCCTATCCAATGCCTACCCCAAACTCGGCACGGCCATCCTCGAGGCTGCCAACTGGGCCATGACCCGTCATGAGCAGATGAAAGAGGAATCTGAAAAAAACTTGCCCAGTATGCCGGGTGGTTCTTCCGCCGGCAGCGGGATATAGAGGCCGGGCGTGATGTGTCCTGTTCAGGGTGCGAGCTGCTTCGGAAAATGGGCGCCAGGCGGCCGGGCTGTGAAGAGTGCGGCCGGGTGGAGCTGGATGAAATCGGGCGGCTCATATGGAGCTTATTCTGCCTGTACTCGGAGTCACTGGTCGTGGTGAGCGGCCCTGGCGGCTTTACGATCAACGTTTTGACTCTTAATCTTTTGGTCCATGAATACGGATTTCCAGACAAGCTGCTGATGCTCAGATGCATCCAGTCTATCGCCAGGGAAGCCATGAAACAGGAGCTGAAACAAACCGATGGTCAGAGATCGTGAACTGAAATTCGTCCTCAAGGTTAAGGACGATGGATCGGCCGCATTGAGAAAGGTCAGTCAGGAGTTTGACAGCCTGGCTCAGGCTGAGGAGCTGGCCCAAAGCGCATCTAAAGAGTTAGGCCGGTCATTTGATTTCCTTGAGCGGCAGGTTGATACCTTGACCGGCGGCTTCAAGTCGCTCGACCGCGTCATGCAAGGATCTAAAATCTCCTTGAGTGATTTTGAAAAAGGAGTTCGAACCGGCCTTAAAGAGTCAATTGAAGACATGTCCGACTGGGCTCGCGCCGGGGAGAGGCTGGCGGTTAGCATGACGCATAACATGGCCTCAGCCTTCGATGACACGCTGTTTGCGGTACTGAAAGGTGATTTCGACGAAGTCGGGCAGGTCTGGCAGTATACTCTGGACAGTATGCTTCGGGCCTTCACCGGCTTTGTGGCTCAGGTGGCGGCGGCCTGGACCATATCAAACCTGACCACAAGTCTCGGCTGGCCTAATATAGCTATTCCAGGCCTGGGAGCGCCTGGCAGTGAAGGCATGGCCCTTTGGGGAACGGCGCTCGGCGGATACGGCGCTTACAACCTTCTGGCTGGACATGGTGCTGCCGCCGCTGGCGGGCTTGCGCCCGGGATGCTGGCCTTTGAAGCGAGCGCCGGGCCTGGGATGTTAGCCTCTGCCAACGTTGGCCTTGCCACGGCCGAGGGGGGTTTGCTGTCCTCGGTCGGAGCTATTGCTCCCTATGCCTTGGCCGCCTTAGCCGCCCAACAGCTGCTTAAGCATACCGGGCTTGGTACACAGATATTCAGCGGCGTTTCCGATCTGGCAGGCAACATCCCCATCATCGGCGGTCTCGCGGGTGACATCGTCAGCGGCATTGGAAGCTTTTTAGGCTTCCAGCGCGGCGTCTCTTATGTTCCGGAAACCACACCAGCCATTATCCATAAAGGCGAACGGGTCTTGAGCGCTGAACACAACGAGAGGCTTATCCGGGCGGTCGAGTCTGGGGGTGGGGGAATTGTCATCCAAGGGCCCCTTATCAACGTGGAAGGCGCCTTAATAGCAAACGAGGCCGCTCTGGAGCGGTTTGCCGAAGAGATTGACGTCAGGCTTAAAACATTGGCTGAGAGGAGATTCTGATGGGGCGGTTTCGCTTCCTTTTTGACAATCTGATTAGCGATGAAGACATGATCACAGTCTCGTCTTTAACAGATGGCATGGTGTCCCTCCCGATTAAGGGAAGCACCTCCAGTTCAGGCCCTTACGGCCGGGCCTCCATGGACACAACCGGGGATTATTCCGGACAGGTTGACCGGGAATACGTTGTCGAAATTGATAGTGTTTCTTCAGGCTATGAGATCGGCCAGGCCACTTTTAAATGGTCTGATAACGGGGGCTCAACCTGGAACCAGCAGGGCATTACCACGACCGCTTCATACTATACGCTGAATCATAACGTACAGATCAAATGGACCGGCGCTACAGGCCACGACTTTGAACTGGGAGACAGGTGGACCTTTATCGCCTTCAATAACTTCAGCGCAGGCCGGATGATAGACTGCGATCGCGATACGCGCTACCGGTCAGCATCCTCAGCCCTGGGAAGCGAGCTGGTCACAAATGGAACCTTTGACAGCAATATAAACGGCTGGAATAATAGCGGCAGCAATCCATACGAGACTCTTGAATGGCAGAGCGGCAAGCTCCATGCCGTCAATACCAGCGGCATGGGCGTGGGCGGTTCAGATGATAATATCTCCGTCGTTTCGGGGAATCTTTATAAAATTTCCTTTGATATCAATGTATCCTCCGGAGAAAGTCCTCTCATCGTTATGAAATCATCATTGGGTGGCACGCAACGTTTCAACATGGGCACCTGCGGCACCGGCTCGCATACCTTTTACTGGACCCCGACTATTACAGAGAACGTGGCCTTTCAATTTCAGGATTCACTGGCCTCTGATTTCACCCTGGACAATGTTTCGGTTAAAAAAGTCCCGACCACTATCAATATTGATTTAGGCTCGGCTCAGGAAGTCAAGTCTCTCATTCTTTATGACCAC harbors:
- a CDS encoding HK97 gp10 family phage protein → MKLKIEDEKFDSLKQGFKRDVTARPGLIIKALEHGASAVLQQAKKNVSGPVLSLRTGRLRRSIMAGRALKQGDTFSIWVGNRLKSGSQGVNYGAVWEFGSGPAVIRPIRARALRWFGPGGRPIFASMVRRPAQAPRPWLGPAVKDNILKIEDLLDGVYSHEQA